In Topomyia yanbarensis strain Yona2022 chromosome 2, ASM3024719v1, whole genome shotgun sequence, one DNA window encodes the following:
- the LOC131678645 gene encoding protein maelstrom homolog: MPARKKPAVKGPFFFFMLEFRKREESKGKSFTGGMDQVMREAGPHWNALTVAEREAYKDRAKSYKLSPKANYGEKYTAQGIPFSQIEREKQGRQKKEQTIRKAVSEMIQTATCNNALDKMKVHLIAFNYFCKTNKQDYVPAEMAIISYSLGQGVMDKLHEFVNPGNLPLGLAHEANTTSDESHRLPIPPESMGETDYSILFGKILDFINREDKKYRLFFAEESQIPVVENILNQFADESKIPFKFLVCPLGDFFFQLKRATESYGLDICTFPAKTVADILLKKDTYEYTSGIACEFHEKLGNPSYCCLSKIIRLSYIISDSCCLDLNIDLVAGRHLPMNANTTLCSDLSETGSRFFDNQSDRMSFVSASDLTHVSMPKIQKIRSKSPFRGNETGAIIYSSRAGTSTQEQEKPEKNVSTNPFHIFKTEQSASDTVQLETTVNAAVPSRSYNPFSRQVKLENAREPREIGVVGHGRGTLLGMAGSSGLAGFERSGEIGIAGAGRGFGFFRTFSTVSSIKSGDCGDDED; the protein is encoded by the exons CCTGCACGTAAGAAACCCGCAGTTAAAGGACCCTTTTTCTTCTTTATGTTGGAGTTTCGCAAGCGTGAGGAATCCAAGGGTAAAAGTTTCACGGGAGGAATGGATCAGGTTATGCGTGAAGCTGGCCCGCACTGGAATGCACTGACTGTAGCCGAGCGAGAAGCTTACAAAGATCGTGCAAAATCCTACAAGTTAAGTCCCAAGGCTAACTATGGCGAGAAGTATACCGCCCAAGGTATACCGTTCTCGCAGATTGAAAGGGAAAAGCAGGGACGTCAGAAAAAAGAGCAAACGATCCGGAAAGCGGTGTCGGAAATGATTCAGACGGCTACCTGTAACAATGCTCTGGATAAGATGAAG GTTCATTTGATTGCGTTCAATTATTTCTGCAAAACGAACAAGCAGGATTATGTTCCGGCAGAAATGGCGATTATATCATACAGTTTGGGGCAGGGTGTTATGGACAAACTTCATGAGTTTGTGAATCCAGGTAATCTTCCGCTAGGATTGGCACATGAGGCGAATACCACAAGCGACGAAAGTCATCGACTGCCGATTCCACCCGAGTCTATGGGTGAGACGGATTATTCGATTCTGTTTGGGAAAATATTGGACTTTATCAATCGCGAGGATAAAAAATATCGACTATTTTTTGCTGAAGAATCGCAAATTCCTGTCGTGGAGAATATTTTGAATCAGTTTGCAGATGAGTCGAAAATTCCGTTCAAATTCTTGGTTTGTCCGCTAGGTGATTTTTTCTTTCAACTGAAGCGGGCTACAGAAAGTTACGGATTGGATATTTGTACCTTTCCTGCAAAAACCGTGGCAGATATACTGCTGAAAAAGGATACTTACGAATATACGAGTGGAATCGCTTGCGAGTTTCACGAAAAACTGGGAAATCCGAGCTATTGTTGTTTGTCTAAAATAATTCGCTTATCGTACATTATATCGGACAGCTGCTGTTTGGATTTGAACATAGATTTGGTTGCAGGACGACATCTTCCTATGAACGCAAATACAACACTTTGCTCGGATCTGTCCGAAACGGGTTCGAGATTCTTTGATAACCAGAGTGATCGGATGTCCTTTGTGTCAGCATCGGACCTGACCCACGTGTCAATGCCTAAGATACAGAAAATTCGTTCAAAAAGTCCATTCCGGGGAAACGAAACCGGCGCAATCATCTATAGTTCACGTGCGGGAACCTCAACACAAGAGCAGGAGAAACCGGAAAAGAACGTTTCCACAAATCCTTTTCACATTTTCAAAACGGAACAATCGGCCTCTGATACAGTTCAATTGGAAACGACCGTCAACGCGGCGGTCCCTAGTCGTTCCTACAACCCGTTTAGCCGCCAGGTGAAACTGGAAAATGCTCGTGAACCTCGAGAAATCGGTGTGGTTGGACACGGTCGTGGAACTTTGCTCGGAATGGCCGGTTCTAGCGGGTTGGCTGGATTCGAGCGATCCGGAGAAATTGGCATTGCGGGAGCCGGTCGTGGATTCGGATTCTTCAGAACGTTTTCCACCGTATCTTCGATAAAATCCGGTGACTGCGGAGATGACGAAGATTGA
- the LOC131678646 gene encoding uncharacterized protein LOC131678646: MRTKHFLLVLVAVIGTSLLLILLGPAGQQNDSIKSIVSQTHEQLRNLKNNLREASEHHPEMDPKYLALLGFSHSLYNGTRCNFSVVTYALAGEVASTILYAQNIAAKLPNEQLLIYDLGLSESDLHALQAFCNSSRCTVITYDVSSLPSYITDENMHAFRPIIIHDALSRARTILFTENSVRLRGTGKELAELRLKTENGSGVMGWTTQQAVTSRTHPKMFDYFDTDADNFLFLPMVSLDFVLFVSKPTVNDQIMLPWVRCMLTPECLHPIGAQSGGCKYNKKPQYRYSGCHAYDTSAFNIILGLTFGFDESKYSTHEESTGLYSVETLEQATRILENRRKNITDTSEHPFTEE, translated from the exons ATGCGAACGAAACATTTTCTGCTAGTTCTGGTCGCCGTGATTGGCACTAGTTTGCTGTTGATACTGCTTGGCCCCGCCGGCCAACAGAATGATTCGATCAAAAGTATTGTGTCACAAACGCATGAGCAGTTGCGGAACCTAAAG AACAACCTCCGGGAAGCGAGTGAGCATCATCCGGAAATGGATCCCAAGTATCTCGCCCTGCTTGGCTTCAGTCATTCACTATACAACGGCACGCGTTGCAACTTCTCTGTAGTGACGTACGCCCTCGCTGGCGAGGTGGCTTCCACCATACTCTATGCACAAAATATCGCTGCAAAGCTACCGAACGAGCAACTACTTATATACGATCTCGGTTTATCTGAGAGCGATTTGCACGCGCTGCAGGCCTTCTGCAATAGCTCCCGCTGTACTGTGATAACCTACGATGTAAGCTCGTTGCCATCGTACATAACAGACGAGAACATGCACGCCTTCCGGCCAATCATCATTCACGATGCGCTGTCCCGGGCTCGCACGATTCTGTTTACCGAGAACAGTGTTCGATTACGAGGCACTGGCAAGGAGCTTGCCGAATTACGACTAAAGACTGAGAACGGCAGTGGCGTGATGGGGTGGACCACCCAGCAAGCAGTCACCAGTCGAACGCATCCGAAAATGTTCGACTATTTCGATACGGATGCAGACAACTTTTTGTTTCTACCGATGGTTTCGTTGGACTTTGTGCTCTTTGTCAGTAAACCGACTGTGAACGATCAAATTATGCTACCATGGGTAAGGTGTATGCTGACTCCCGAGTGCTTGCATCCTATAG GCGCCCAATCGGGAGGATGTAAGTACAACAAGAAACCTCAGTATCGCTACTCGGGTTGTCACGCTTACGACACCTCTGCCTTCAACATCATCCTCGGGCTGACGTTCGGATTCGACGAAAGCAAATACTCAACACACGAGGAATCGACTGGGCTGTACTCAGTGGAAACGCTCGAGCAGGCAACCAGAATTCTAGAGAATCGGCGGAAAAACATTACCGACACATCGGAGCATCCCTTTACGGAAGAATAA